caaaagtttaattttatgaattctaAAATAAAACTTCAAGTGTTAATAACTGAgttctaaatttaatattttacctatttaataaatttataaacatACATATATGTTTAAGAAAAACTTTGAGTTTGATCGAACCCGTATCCAAACTTATACTTTcacccatgttttctagatgGAGAATAGTATGATATactcctcaactttgtcatttagaacTAATATATCCCTTATTATGAAAGTTGCTCATATATACCCCAATTTTACACAAATGACTCATACATACTCTTTTCCTCTAAAGGgagagaaaaaattaatttttaattattttttttgttaattttttttatattaaaaaacaaTCCATGTAGGCGTATATTTGAacattttcacaatttttttaaaaatttaacggctaatttgaatttattattttgatggtcaaatttatttatttttcacttattttcttataaaatttattatatatgcccccaaaaaatttacaaatataaaaattaaattacaatatagccccaaaaagtttgttttatatttttctctctttttttcattcacatatctttttttgtatttctcttatttttacattaaagaatgaaagaaaaaatgaaataaaaataagaaactaaaataataataatcaaagaagtcaaaaaataatttatgtgtgaaaaagatcaaatacatgatttttttaacaTCGAAAATGTGGATTGGATTGGTGTATACATCCGGTGTGGGTAAGTTTTACCCGTGAAAAAGATcaaatacatgatttttttaaaatattaaaaatttaaaaaatataattttattacttttataacGGTAGAGATATATGTGAACTATTTTTACAAGCATAAGGGAAATATGCGAGCCAATTTTGTAAACGTAGGGATATATGTGAGTCACTCTTGTAACAAGAGGTATATCAACTTTAAATGACAAAGTTAAGGGTTATATACGCCGTTTTCCGTTTCTAGATAGTAGACCAAAAGGTCCTTGCaagagaaactaaaaaaaaaagcttattTAACAAAGTTAAGCTTATTTTACTGAACGGACGGCAAAAATTTATACAATTTACCGAATATGCAGGTGGGAACTGCCTTTATACCAATTTCATGTCAATCAGAAATGTAAAGTTTGTTTAATGTGAAAGAGTATTACAAGTACTGTGAAATCGAGAAAGTCGTGAAGATAGACataatagatagatagacactTTAACTTGGTCTCGAAACTCAACTAACAACTAAACACTtcaactttgagtatgcacatctagacacctcagCTCGTCTCCATTGTATCAGTTGAACACTTCAACTAACAATGTGCACCCACGGCAGCATTGATTGTCCATGAGACATGGTAGGGACGAGTTGGAATGTTCAGTTGTTAGTTGAGGCCAAATTTAAGTGTTTTgttaggaaaaatgcataagtatcccCAGCCTATGTCCAAAATCCCTAAGACACACCTAActtttactaaggtcctattacccccgaacttattttatatataattttctaccccctTTTGGCCTAcatggcactatcttgtgggcccagcgcgtgttgacaattttttcaaggatagaaaattaattaaaaaataagttcgggggtaataaGACCTTAGTAAATGTTAGGTATGTCTCagagattttgggcataggctgggggtacttatgcattttccttttttttttatgtattgtgCCTAGAAAATAATGTGAAGAGAGCTTTGACAAACAGATACAGAAAGTGGAAAACCTGTATATATAGTAATTCATATTTATCTTGTTACAAAGGTCCCCATGAAAACCCGGGGAGCTTTTCTAGCTCTAACCTGGGACTACATGTCTTATCGGGTGCTCTTTCAACAGGCCCGTTGATCCAAAGTGCAAATATTGTTGTACAGTTAGACCTCTTTATAACAATCATGTTTTCTATAGAATCGATTTTTTTGCTTGAGTTATATTATATGTTCCCTATAACAGCATTTTGCAACAACAACCAAAAACCTATCGGGACAAAAATGATGTTGTTATAGAGAGGTTTGACTGTACAAACATGCATTGGAAGACAGATGAAGAGCTAAGCTATCTCTGAATGAGAGGTATGAGCTTTCCTCTGTATATGTGGGCTCATACCTGAAGTTTGGCACTCTCGGTTTACTCTTGAACATCGCGAACATGGATTTAATGGTGATGAACTTGGGGATTGATATCCGTATCCCTTTGAGACGATTGCTGGTGATCTTGAATATGTCTTTGGGGATCGTGTTGGAGAAGACATTGGTGATGAATGTATTCTATTAACTCTAGCTGgtgaagatcttggtgagtcgTCGATCAGTTTCTCTGCATAAACAATTTAATATTAGACTCATGTTTGGATGTCCTCAGACACTTACTATTCAACTGAGATAAAAATATCAGACTGATTGAGAATCAAGTGAcatcctttttagcatgtttcaaaaagaatgtctctttacTTTTTGGTAAATTCCAcgtatctttagtttaagaacacaaaattcaaaagtcttattTACTTTCTAAAACTCCGAGCCAAGTTACAAccagacaaaaaaaaaaaattgaaacggGGGAGTGTTTCTTATTTCTTCCTCCTTTTTTGTGTATGTTTAGGGGGTGGGGGTGGTTAGTAGAAGAGCTAACCTGGTATAGTGCTAGTCTTTGTGTCCTGCACTTTGTTACGCGATGAATCTTTCTTGACTGCTGTCGTTTGGTTGATGGACTTGGATGCAGTTTTCTCGTGATTCTCggatgaaattgaaatttgattagAATCGGGAACTTTCTTATCTACAATGTTGAATAACTTTTGGTTTATTCTCCGGGTTCTCAAACTTTTCCTTTGCATCTCCTCGCCATGAAGTGGTTTGTCATTGGCAGCTAATGACTTTTTCCGATCTGAAGTCTTTGAACGTCGTAATTTCTGATCATCAGATGAATGTTTCTTCTCATGAGCCTCTGAACTGATTAGTTTCTGATCAACtgattcatttttcttttcttgagtCTCAGAACTAGTCGGTTTCTGATCATAAGATAAAATTTTCTTCTCTGAAATCGGAGGAGAAACCACATTTTGCTCAGCTGATTTCTTCATCTCTGTAGTCCGTGGAGATACTAAATTTGGCTCAGCTGATTTCTTCGTCTCTGTAGTCCGTGGAGATACTAAATTTTGTTCAGCTGGTTTCATCTCCTCTGAAGTCGGTGGAGATGCTAAATTTTGCGCAGCAGCTATGCTTGATGAAGGTTTTTCATCGCCTGCTTTTGGAGACATTGCCTTCTCTTGGTTGGCTAAAAATTTGAGTCTTTGGTTCTTGCTAATCGATGAAATGATCTTTTTCTCTAGTGTGTCAATGCGTGGTGACCTATTAACTATTGGTGATGATACTGCTCCTTTCCTGTCCGGACTATCAGCAAAGAAAAGTGTTTCATCTGCTTTTGCCACAGACGAGAATCTCCTCTCCGGACTCTCAGAACCAACTGATGTTTGATCGAATAAGAGAAGCCTTCTATGTGGTATCTCGGAGATAGCTGACCTCTGATCAAACAATCTTGAATCTTTCCTGTCAATTATCTCGGAGCAAACTGACCTTCCATCACTCGGTGCAAGAAAGAGATCATCCATCGCAGACAATTGCCCGTCATCACTCAGCAATGATGCTCTCCTATGGACCGAAAAACCATCATTTGATGGATCCCagttctttccaaaaatcttctctttCTCAATGAGCCGGTAAGCAAACATTTGAAAAGGAATCTGTGATACCGGGGTCAAACTCGTGCTCTCCTCTTCAGCAAACTTCTTCAAGTAGCTAGCCTCAATATCACAGTAGTCTACAAGTGGAGGGGCAGTTTCAGGCTGGCCATGTTCTGGATTTATGACAAGGACCTTCTTGATGTACCGTAAAATCCTGCATAGAGATGAGAAACGTGGACGAAGATTTGGATTGGTATGCCAACATCTTCTTGTTAAGTTCACAAGGTATTTAGGTGAAGGATATGGGAAGAGAGGCCTCTCCCCTGCTCTGATATTCCGCACGACTTTCTCCCCTTGCAAATGTCCTTCGTCAAACGGAACCTTCCCTGTCAAAATTTGGAAACAAATCATTCCGAAGCTATAAACATCAGCTTTCTCTGTGTACTTGTAGGCACACTTGCTTCCTGGTTTTTCTTGTTCAGCAAGAACTTCCGGGGCAAACCATATAACGGAATTAGCTGCATTGTGGCTGGCAGTCTTATAAGTACTTTTGATTGAAGTTAAGCCGAAGCCTTTTAGTTTCGCGTGAAAATAGCTCTCTGCTGAGGAATTCCTTGCTCTAAGAAGTACATGAGACGGGTTCAATTCTCCGTGATAAATCTTTCTCGAATGTAGATACTCCATCCCTTTTGCAATCTGAAGCATAATATCAACTGCAGCAGACGTTGAAAAAGGCGGTCTCTTCCTCTGACCAGAATGATCTTTTATGTACGTCGCAAGAGTATCATTCATCAGCTCCATAACAAGGTACCCTTCTTTCCTCTCTTCATCATAAAAACCACAGTGATATTGCAGAATGTTGGGATGGGATAAAGAAAACACCAAAGAAATCTCATCATGTAACGGTTCAAGCTCTCCGAAAAAGTTCCTCAGAGCAAAACTCTCTCCTAACCATTGTATCTCCTTAACATGTCCACCCCACGATCCTAAACGTCTCTTTACATGATAATCGTTTGATCCGACTAAGATTGAACTAGGCAACAATATCTTGTTAATTGGTTCAACACCATCTAATTTCCTTAACAATAAGTCTCCAAGCCTTTGTTCATACTTCAACAAAGTTTCTGTTTTCTTTTGCCTTATCACATCGATAAGCAACCATCTATCCTCTTTCCAACAACTCTCCAACCGGCTACATATTTCGCGAGTTACCAAATACTGCTTCCCAGACATCCACTGGAAAAACCTCGGATCAATCAACTCCCTGTCGTATTTCCTCATTAACGCGGTTCTCCTCTGATGCATTTCCTCCTCATCGAACCCCGAGATTTCTGCAGCAGCCTCAATAGCTTCAATAACAACAGGGAAGCAACACAGcaagttatgaatatgaaactCAACACAATCTCTGTTCATATGGAGACTTATGGCTTTCCCCCACAAATCTTTAACATCCAAACAATATTTTACGTACGATTCGCCTTCTTtaaagatcctatgaagctCTTTCATAGGTAGCTCAAGAGCTTTCCACTTTATATTACTCTCATTTAACCTTAAATTATGTTTGATTTCTTCAGAAATGGTATCAAAAGAATGAACAAACATATCAAATAGAAAACAACATTGCCTTTGATTGATTAGGATATCATTTTTCAacaccataagagccttcaaacTCCCAACTACTTCACCAATTTGCCTAAATTGATCCATTTACCTTTTATGAGTTGCAAAAAACTTCAATACAAGAAAGACCTACAATAATAACAAAGCCACAAAAGTTAGATTAAGCCCAACTCTAAATTACTAATTAAATATGCAACGGAATTCTACAATTGCACCAAATCATGTAAGGCCAAGATGCAAATCCCAAATATGCtttaaaaaaagttgttttaataACCATGGTGTCCGGACCAACCAACTTTCGTGCTTGTCGACTAATGCATGAGGTAGTTGCTACCTCCTGCCAGCACATGCACAATTTTATACATGCATCCATCAAAGCTTGAACAGATTGAAATAAATCACTTAGTGTTTTTGTCTTGTTTGGAATTTGACCAAGCCTTGTTGGTCAAAGTCACTCGATGCCTATACTGGTGAAAAGTAGCACGTACCTAATGAAATATTTGAGGTGCACGCAAGCTGCTTGGACACAATTgttatttaaacttttttttggaaaaagaacAAGGAATTAAACATAAAAGTTGTGTTTCTCCCCATAATTGATACTCTATCTCTATTTTATTAAACATGAATATCAATCTATTGAACAttaaaactatatattaaaaacaAGAAATTGCATCAAATTAGGATCCATGATATCAATCTATAGATTATCATGAAATGAACATATCCTTAATAATATCTTCCCAAAAATAAGCCacttacaaataaaaatggggTTTGCACCTTTTTCAACAAGAAAAATACTGAATTTCTATTAGGTTTTTTGAGAATAAACCCAATAAAAATTCAGCAAGAACCCATTCTTGATCAGATCAAATCACCACCTTctggataataataataataataacctccagaaaaaaaattttaaaatgctaGAAAAAAACTAACCCCATCATTTGtgtataattaatgataaaggGGTAGTtgaaacaaaaccaaaaaaagaagtttTTTAGGCAAAAAAATGAGAAACTTGATCAAACTTTTTGGAAATTGTAATGATCAAAGTTGAAAGTATGAGGTTGGTAATAAAagtgaccaaaaaaaaaaaaggttataattattttgtattttgtaatttgtattttgcatttttttcttaatcgtttttttttaccaaactaaagaataattttggaatggtttgattcttttttaattctatGTTGTCATGGCCATTGAAACTTCCGTTTATTTTGGGGTGATTTAAATATTATaccaaaaaaaaggataaagtatttctcaaattattcTACACGGGTGAATTCGTGGTcatgaaaaatacaaataatttactaaatattaTTTACATAGAAGaggtattttatatatatatatgtcttcttatgtatatttaatatatttgaattttagttgaaatttttaaatacttcTTGGGAATTTCTTCTTacataaaaagaatataaaataaaattattatattataccTTCCTATAAATGTATAGATGTATAATTTGGTTCCAtgggaaaaaaatatgaaaaaaaattacatgtaATATCTTCTTTAGATGAAAGAACattcttataatttataacgatttaaaataaataacataaatagaCTATttttgaaagtgaaaaaaaaaacgatagaagaagaaataaataaataaatatagttttaaAGATTAGGTGATATGTATTGGATttggtaattataattaatatacttTTACTGTAAATAAGTAACAGTTACAATTAAATAATGAGTAATGTTTTAATCGTGAAACTTCTGCGCAGTGGCGGATGTAGAGTGTATCCAGGGGGGTCATCCGACCCCCCtcggaaaaaaaattacactatatatataagatcaatttttttgtgtatgtgtatatatttaaaattgaacccCTTGAGCATATGTCAAAGGAGTAGCTCAATGGTTTATGGGGTTCATGATTTCGCCTATGTGAGCTTTGGGTCACAGGTTCGATTCCAggcaacaacattttttttatttgaacccCCTTGATAGAATTCCTGCCTCCGCCACTGCTTCTGCGTACCAATTAACTTTAATgtagaataataatttttataacatgaaaaaaaatataattagtgtTCTTGTTCTTAAAAAGTCAAGTcaattaattattgttattataatttcaaaacatTATGAGCATGTAAGCCAAAATGAACTCAAACAATGATGACCCAAAATGCCCTCTTCTCATATTTATTCTATATTTAAGTTATTTATCCCGATACAATATATACTTGACTAAATATACATACATcatcttcttattttaaatagtaGAGATAAATCTAGCACTAATttataatactaattaaaactaaaagaaattataGATTTACAACAATAAGAAGTTCGTACGAGAATTAAACTTAAAAGTCATTATAAAGGTacacaagaaaaaaagaatgaaagaaataatacaatacatatATCATTGCGACtttaatcattaaaataaaaaatagaaggaaaaacaaaatcaatacataTTGTCTAAGATCTTGTCTTATCCACTTCACAAGCCTATCAATATTTAAgagctttcttcttctttttcaagtcAAACAAAAGCAGAGAGACATCACTCTTGTTAATATCCACTTGACAAATCTATCACTATTCAAATGTTTTcttcttataaaaattaaatttaagagTCATCATagagatatataaaaaaaaaagagaaaaaaaagtaaaaaggaaTAGTACAATACACATATCattaaaaatagaaggaaaaagaaatcaATACATAATTATCTAAGTTGttgtcaatatccacttcaCAAGCCTATCAATATTCAagagttttcttcttcttcttcttcgttttcaAGCCAAATAAAAGCATGAATATAATTCTATAGTAAAAATGAAGGATAACTTTGGATAAAATctcatgaaacaaaaaatatgaatttatatagaaatAATAGAGGAATATCATAAGGTATCTTAActttcatatttaatatttaagggttatgaatatgaaaagttgTAAATTACGAGAGTTATAACTATATGCATATTATGTCTAATAAAGAAGATATATAATGGTGGGAGagggttatgaatatgaaaagttgaaaattaTGAGAGTTACGAATATATGCACATTATCTAATAAAGAAGATATATCATAGTGAGAGATGAAAAATTGAGTGATTGAATACAAAGACTTTATgagttattaaaataaaaaagataattaaatgaagaaaaatggtaaaaaaataaaaaaaaaataaaaaggagaaaaaagataaatataaatggAGGTCATAGAGAGATGTCACATCACCTTATCTATGTtcctcttttatataaatatatagcttttataataaatacaaatttaaataacttcaatcaagaaaaggaaacaatatatgttttctttgtattttctatttttttacaCAAGGATGAAGTATTATTTAAGAGGGATATTTGATTACTatccttttatttatatttaacttTGCAGGGAATGTTTATtctatttatgtcatttccaTTAATAACACGCATctattaataacaaaataaaaaaacaattaacatgccttaaactaaaaataatatttgaaataattatttttgcccgatatataatttaagacggagaaaatattttaattatcattggtataaaataagattttttacaaagaaatatctaattatacaaactttcCTACCATATAATACTAATTCATCtctagtttgaaataattacttatcatctcattaattaataatttcatactaGTTTTCAAGTTAGGTACACTCCTTTAAATTTCTCTTTCATACGCTCGCTCTCTCCccctcttccttctcttcctctctttttaCTCTCTCCCCCCCTAACTATTTCTGTACGGAGTGTACATTGATGTATATaatcaaatacatattttttcaatattagatacatgtatctttgATTCCAGATACATTTTGAAATATATGTGCATAAGGAGAGAAGTGAACGAGAAAGCAAATATATATCTTTGATATTAAAAACAtgtattttttatatcaaatatattttgaaatgcAAATACATAAGAGAGAGACAAGTGAGAGACTCAGTATATCCTAACTACATGTGAATCACATTTGGATACATTACATCCGGAACAAACTACGTTTAATTAGATCCACATGCATTCGAGATACATGGATCTGAGTATCTGGCAGAAAAAAGTGATACAAAAAGTGTTTTTCTAAAGTAATATGAGCACACGTAATTAAAatctaaactagtgagatttgtATTGTTTGTTCATTTTCATTGGGAAAACTAGATAGACAAACATATTTACTAATTCTGactatagtttgaaataattgcaTATTATCTCACATATTatctcactaattaataatttgataacagatttcaagtcagatacaccttgatatatatatttgtgatatCAAATACATTAAGACAGGAAAAGACGCGATCGAGATccctagatacatgcgaatcattcttagatacatgtgaatcacactaaaTACATATATCCGAGATATCAAACAGCGAGTGAGACAAGTAATACAGGAGAAAGACAAGCGGGAGAGTCAAAGACATGCAAATCCACTTGAATACAatatatctagaacaaattacatataattttcatatatcagAGATACATGTATACAAACACATTAAATATATgcattcaaaatttaaaatctaataaaattcataatattaaaaaaaaaaaaaaaactgaactcATTTATCCAACCCGCCCATCGTATTGTATAAGCCCAGACTGGACCCCGATCCGACTGTAATAATCTAGAAGGAAATTGTAGTTATTGTGAGATTTAAAAGGAAACTTTTCTCAATTCTCTCTCTATAATTTCTCTCTCTGCTTACGGCCCTCTTTCGAGATCTTCGTCGGAGGCTGTTTGCAgagagaataataataataataataagaagaagaaaggaattGATTGAAAGAGAGATtagcaaaatatacaaaaatgacAATGAGATCTGGAAAATTGCTTTTCAGTTTCGTTGTAGCATTTGCTTTGGTTTTCTCGGCCTTTTTTCCGGCCGTTCAGGCACAAGAGGGTTTAGCTCCGGCACCTGCTCCGGCCAGCGacggtaatttttttttttcattttaatttataaaaatgggTGAGGATTCATGTTTCAAAAGCAATTAATGGGTAGTAATGTGTATGTATTGAATTTGAGACAGATACTATACTGGATCCGTCAAATTCATGACTGCTtgaatttgtttgtttgataaATTTGGACGCAAAATAAATCGATCAATACCGGAAgataatatatgttttttttaaaaaaaaatgtatgcaTATGTTATATTGATAGGTTTGGATTTAATTTTAGTCATGTCAAAAGGGGAGCCTTGGTGGTTTGAGATGTGGAAATAGTTTATTGCAGAAATGTAGTGTAAGGCCTTGTGGAAATAGCCTATTGCAGAAATGTAGGGTAAGGCGGCTTAGAATAGACCCCTGTGTCTGGTCCTTCCCAAATCTGGCACATAGCTGGAGCTTGTGGAAATAGCCTCTTGTAGAAATGTAGGGTGAGACGGCTTATAATAGAGCCTAGTGTCTGGTCCTTCCCTGAATCTCAGGCATAGTGGGAGCTTAATGCAGGTTGCCCCTTTGTTAGAATGTTTACATTGGATATTTTCATCATAGTTCTCTAAGGTCTATTGAAAACAACCTCAAACTCTCGCCCCACAAAGGTAGGAATACGGTATGCCTATACCCTACCCTCTCCAGATCCCACTTGTGGGATCGCACtgagtttgttgttgttatagtATGTTTACATTAGATTCAATCGGTGGCGGAGTGGGGATTCAAAAAGAATCTAAGAAAAGGCTACACTTGGATTTAAACTTGTATTTCTCTTATGTTAAGGTGATTAGAAATTTTATGCATGTCTAAGAAGGTCATCTTCATGACCTTTTGGTATTGAATCCCCTTGTTTGCATGTGGTTCT
This genomic stretch from Solanum stenotomum isolate F172 chromosome 10, ASM1918654v1, whole genome shotgun sequence harbors:
- the LOC125842447 gene encoding uncharacterized protein LOC125842447, whose product is MDQFRQIGEVVGSLKALMVLKNDILINQRQCCFLFDMFVHSFDTISEEIKHNLRLNESNIKWKALELPMKELHRIFKEGESYVKYCLDVKDLWGKAISLHMNRDCVEFHIHNLLCCFPVVIEAIEAAAEISGFDEEEMHQRRTALMRKYDRELIDPRFFQWMSGKQYLVTREICSRLESCWKEDRWLLIDVIRQKKTETLLKYEQRLGDLLLRKLDGVEPINKILLPSSILVGSNDYHVKRRLGSWGGHVKEIQWLGESFALRNFFGELEPLHDEISLVFSLSHPNILQYHCGFYDEERKEGYLVMELMNDTLATYIKDHSGQRKRPPFSTSAAVDIMLQIAKGMEYLHSRKIYHGELNPSHVLLRARNSSAESYFHAKLKGFGLTSIKSTYKTASHNAANSVIWFAPEVLAEQEKPGSKCAYKYTEKADVYSFGMICFQILTGKVPFDEGHLQGEKVVRNIRAGERPLFPYPSPKYLVNLTRRCWHTNPNLRPRFSSLCRILRYIKKVLVINPEHGQPETAPPLVDYCDIEASYLKKFAEEESTSLTPVSQIPFQMFAYRLIEKEKIFGKNWDPSNDGFSVHRRASLLSDDGQLSAMDDLFLAPSDGRSVCSEIIDRKDSRLFDQRSAISEIPHRRLLLFDQTSVGSESPERRFSSVAKADETLFFADSPDRKGAVSSPIVNRSPRIDTLEKKIISSISKNQRLKFLANQEKAMSPKAGDEKPSSSIAAAQNLASPPTSEEMKPAEQNLVSPRTTETKKSAEPNLVSPRTTEMKKSAEQNVVSPPISEKKILSYDQKPTSSETQEKKNESVDQKLISSEAHEKKHSSDDQKLRRSKTSDRKKSLAANDKPLHGEEMQRKSLRTRRINQKLFNIVDKKVPDSNQISISSENHEKTASKSINQTTAVKKDSSRNKVQDTKTSTIPEKLIDDSPRSSPARVNRIHSSPMSSPTRSPKTYSRSPAIVSKGYGYQSPSSSPLNPCSRCSRVNRECQTSGMSPHIQRKAHTSHSEIA